Proteins found in one Serinicoccus marinus DSM 15273 genomic segment:
- a CDS encoding LysR substrate-binding domain-containing protein has product MDVASLRWFQLVADGVTVTEVSEIEMVSQPAVSRALGRLEQEVGAPLLRREGRVLRMTHAGTVFKRHVDGVLHQLDDGLAAVHQLLDPETGTVTVAFQPSLGTWLVPDLVTSFRAEHPVVRLDLRSKEDETLAAVGAHSAVDLELSTLRPHPGEDQPRWRALVAEPLRLLVGPEHRLVGRSRAELAEVAQDPFVAMVPTSVLRKHTDQLCREAGFAPEVAFVAADLPTLRGYVAAGLGVAVAPTGWGGSVAAPVAGLHVLELSDRTATRDVGLSWAPGRRLLPAAQLFRRHVLDRAEAGLLPRPVPPTDT; this is encoded by the coding sequence ATGGACGTCGCTTCCCTGCGTTGGTTCCAACTCGTCGCCGACGGGGTGACCGTCACCGAGGTGAGCGAGATCGAGATGGTCTCCCAACCCGCGGTCTCGCGGGCCCTCGGCCGGCTGGAGCAGGAGGTGGGGGCTCCGCTGCTGCGCCGCGAGGGGCGGGTGCTGCGGATGACCCACGCCGGCACCGTCTTCAAGCGGCACGTCGACGGGGTGCTGCACCAGCTCGACGACGGGCTCGCCGCAGTCCACCAGCTCCTCGACCCGGAGACGGGCACCGTCACCGTCGCCTTCCAACCCTCGCTCGGGACGTGGCTCGTCCCCGACCTCGTCACGAGCTTCCGCGCCGAGCACCCGGTCGTGCGGCTCGACCTGCGGTCCAAGGAGGACGAGACGCTCGCGGCGGTCGGGGCGCACAGCGCGGTCGACCTGGAGCTGTCCACCCTGCGCCCGCACCCGGGCGAGGACCAGCCACGCTGGCGGGCGCTCGTGGCCGAGCCGCTGCGCCTCCTCGTCGGGCCAGAGCACCGGCTCGTCGGGCGGTCCCGGGCCGAGCTCGCCGAGGTGGCGCAGGATCCGTTCGTCGCCATGGTGCCGACCTCGGTGCTGCGCAAGCACACCGACCAGCTGTGCCGCGAGGCCGGCTTCGCGCCCGAGGTCGCCTTCGTCGCCGCCGACCTGCCCACGCTGCGGGGGTATGTCGCGGCCGGGCTCGGGGTCGCGGTCGCGCCGACGGGGTGGGGCGGCTCGGTCGCAGCCCCCGTGGCCGGGCTGCACGTGCTCGAGCTGAGCGACCGCACCGCGACCCGGGACGTCGGGCTGTCCTGGGCCCCCGGCCGCCGGCTGCTGCCCGCGGCCCAGCTCTTCCGCCGCCACGTCCTCGACCGCGCCGAGGCCGGCCTCCTACCGCGCCCGGTGCCCCCGACCGACACCTGA